The Saccharomyces cerevisiae S288C chromosome VII, complete sequence genome includes a region encoding these proteins:
- the MRM2 gene encoding 21S rRNA (uridine2791-2'-O) methyltransferase (Mitochondrial 2' O-ribose methyltransferase; required for methylation of U(2791) in 21S rRNA; MRM2 deletion confers thermosensitive respiration and loss of mitochondrial DNA; has similarity to Spb1p and Trm7p, and to E. coli FtsJ/RrmJ), producing MILVYNRIRSIISSSLGRIHVRYNSNSQNRWLNRQLKDPYTKEAKVQNLRSRAAFKLMQIDDKYRLFSKNRTDQRILDLGYAPGAWSQVARQRSSPNSMILGVDILPCEPPHGVNSIQANILAKRTHDLIRLFFSKHFQLNRHDDLHKDHGYFQNMLEEELTHVKDTELYREIFTSDDIYETPNTNSTLIEREKFPVDVIISDMYEPWPQTTGFWNNITNQAYFRMANTSGVSIRDHYQSIDLCDAALVTAIDLLRPLGSFVCKLYTGEEENLFKKRMQAVFTNVHKFKPDASRDESKETYYIGLKKKRNVDKLDVFSNS from the coding sequence ATGATTTTAGTGTACAATCGTATCAGGAGTATAATATCGTCTTCTTTAGGTCGAATACATGTACGGTATAATTCTAACTCACAAAACAGATGGCTGAATAGACAACTGAAGGATCCCTACACAAAAGAGGCCAAGGTCCAAAATCTGAGGTCTAGAGCCGCATTCAAGCTTATGCAGATTGATGATAAATATCGGCTTTTTAGCAAAAACAGGACCGATCAGAGAATTCTAGATCTTGGGTATGCCCCTGGGGCTTGGTCCCAAGTAGCACGGCAAAGAAGTTCACCTAATTCAATGATACTGGGCGTTGACATTCTCCCTTGTGAACCTCCGCATGGTGTGAACTCTATTCAAGCTAATATATTGGCCAAAAGAACTCATGATCTTATACggctctttttttctaagCATTTCCAATTGAACAGACACGATGATTTGCATAAGGACCATGGCTATTTCCAGAACATGCTCGAGGAGGAGCTAACCCATGTGAAAGATACTGAATTGTACCGTGAAATTTTCACCTCTGATGACATTTATGAAACTCCGAATACGAATAGTACCCTAATAGAACGAGAAAAATTCCCAGTTGATGTGATTATAAGTGATATGTATGAACCCTGGCCCCAAACAACCGGTTTTTGGAACAACATTACTAATCAAGCTTATTTTAGGATGGCTAATACATCTGGTGTCAGTATAAGAGACCATTACCAATCTATTGATTTATGTGACGCAGCCTTAGTTACGGCTATAGATTTATTACGGCCATTAGGTTCGTTTGTTTGTAAACTATACACCggcgaagaagaaaacctatttaaaaaaagaatgcaGGCAGTTTTCACTAACGTTCATAAGTTCAAGCCTGACGCTTCTAGAGACGAATCAAAGGAGACCTATTATATCGgattaaagaagaaaagaaatgtaGATAAACTGGACGTGTTTAGTAATTCATAA
- the PCL10 gene encoding Pcl10p (Pho85p cyclin; recruits, activates, and targets Pho85p cyclin-dependent protein kinase to its substrate; PCL10 has a paralog, PCL8, that arose from the whole genome duplication) yields MDMTKNHTTDTEEFDDGDIRPVSLGIVDDYNASFELPLKPKFLQSENFSDLTSEWDQSRSNTPGLAEGKTEKAQPCGTTDSSKNRIHVEQLLESANEMNNYLAQNIENINNFQVGLLNGGKGLYSSMGDDSSACINGTNFSSTSNFELSDDELEDTTGCTSSIFDKDLFHQQNGLSIPRRRSPLFKSPTASFEIGDATDVEEQDIDDSIFSECSSITSFDMGGLHISLPHDEEEDQEKTKSESENPLLHGIPVDVEVPHISVDEALANFKETIELLLKLSGNRKCTGFNTRVEKKEYSNFYMKSKPTLSSADFLKRIQDKCEYQPTVYLVATFLIDTLFLTRDGNNILQLKLNLQEKEVHRMIIAAVRLSTKLLEDFVHSHEYFSKVCGISKRLLTKLEVSLLICVCNTKLMVSNRKLAASKLLLNELRSFCV; encoded by the coding sequence ATGGACATGACTAAAAACCACACCACTGACACAGAGGAGtttgatgatggtgataTACGTCCAGTCAGTTTGGGAATTGTGGACGATTATAACGCTTCGTTCGAATTACCTTTGAAACCAAAGTTTTTACAGAGTGAGAATTTCTCAGATTTAACAAGTGAATGGGACCAGTCTAGATCAAATACGCCTGGTCTTGCAGAAGGCAAGACTGAGAAAGCACAGCCATGCGGTACAACAGatagttcaaaaaatagaatACATGTAGAGCAACTGTTGGAATCCGCTAATGAAATGAATAATTATTTGGCGCAGAATATAGAGAACATAAACAATTTTCAGGTGGGGCTATTGAATGGAGGGAAAGGATTATATAGTTCCATGGGTGATGATTCGAGCGCGTGTATTAATGGCACTAATTTTAGCTCAACGTCCAATTTTGAACTAAGTGATGATGAGCTAGAGGATACCACGGGTTGCACAAGTTctatttttgataaagatCTTTTCCATCAACAAAACGGGCTAAGCATACCTCGCCGTAGATCACCACTCTTCAAATCTCCAACTGCCAGTTTCGAAATTGGCGATGCTACGGATGTGGAGGAGCAAGATATTGATGACTCCATTTTTTCTGAATGTAGCAGCATTACAAGCTTTGATATGGGAGGGTTGCATATCAGTCTACCAcacgatgaagaagaagatcaagaaaaaactaAGTCCGAAAGTGAAAACCCGTTGCTACATGGCATACCGGTTGATGTAGAAGTGCCCCACATATCGGTTGATGAAGCTCTGGCGAATTTCAAGGAAACCATAGAACTACTACTAAAACTTAGTGGCAATAGAAAGTGTACCGGTTTCAATACTAGAGtggagaaaaaagaatactCGAATTTCTACATGAAAAGTAAACCCACCTTATCATCAGCAGATTTTCTCAAGAGAATCCAAGACAAATGTGAGTACCAGCCAACTGTTTACCTTGTGGCAACATTTTTAATTGACACGTTGTTTTTAACAAGGGATGGCAATAACATTTTGCAGTTGAAGTTAAACTTACAGGAAAAGGAGGTCCATCGAATGATAATAGCAGCGGTTAGATTGAGCACGAAATTATTGGAAGATTTCGTTCACTCACATGAATATTTTAGTAAAGTATGCGGTATTTCGAAACGGCTTTTGACTAAATTAGAAGTCAGTCTATTGATCTGTGTGTGCAATACTAAATTAATGGTCAGTAACAGGAAATTAGCCGCCTCCAAATTACTTTTGAATGAACTACGGTCCTTCTGTGTATAG
- the ITC1 gene encoding Itc1p (Subunit of ATP-dependent Isw2p-Itc1p chromatin remodeling complex; required for repression of a-specific genes, repression of early meiotic genes during mitotic growth, and repression of INO1; similar to mammalian Acf1p, the regulatory subunit of the mammalian ATP-utilizing chromatin assembly and modifying factor (ACF) complex; ITC1 has a paralog, YPL216W, that arose from the whole genome duplication) yields MVLYKRKPILLPDPKPLPLDLNVQVWHIEETGEWFSSYEEFLERFDFYTRHHFTCEITGTSCLTFFQALDSEETQFKYVEDRFPLKLREPVARFLHFNGIRRLDALVEKVYARFKNDFFPGEVVYLRKQKDSSTTSSNSQQSTPQPDDMVEINSVGNPGLPQYQYQRRYVIKEKVQFNATINPESREIVMPAHTKYMLIEEAASSNKSFIVDQGQIYRDRSTFTKHLIKCFFKITLQRASSKMGAPWCVKPEYLAMYGLTMEWPKDMLKYKEDEPVVARRSNSANVSSPESEKNKRQSKSSGKSNTSNDASNKKETKKKRKPTEVNDSENNSSEEDKKKGQNVTSETHSKKRKKEANEEPNTENVESVPTPANAEPQAVTITSIMDDLALPYQHPPNIFPNLTYYNEKLECISLGSTKLSRPFDSFGKLLQAYQFLNTFGSKICLSHFSLDQFITSLKCTDPYELKGEVVLVNIRTQTSKEQEIENNGLPMKNKAETTTEEDSENPSDWQRNSFIRDMIMKRNSDKVEYKIVHDDPASDDILDNINHNGSALLIEVFTALLRLFINEEGDWSCIVVENWIIDDKGVLMERKDERGEGEAKQKRNAHGYFLQDKEKIDNLKDTLKENATEVQKESDAKNETNSESDSKSDSDSEERDPKLEKCLNYRNVNWIERLTKRQFNNSYWLIILLGVLEDCRHLPMYTEFIDSFIEKIIPKDISATQLPKQLWRNFCRKLSFSDKVNALWILVDLVSHFSPDIKAAVDDSMELCGQIRSERFKVARELKTEAAVLSNLQGDLQAIQEKLNKTDENTPSADGADKKDDSESNSEPIDLIIIEKKQKLIEEQDKKVQALQSDKNFLDNCLFENDLQRLKPLGLDRYGNRYFWLDHNGVPFPQYPAGMNETPKSNNSLSYHSGRLLIQGPKASSAKFFLNVSDEQLSNWQKIRNSEGISEATREVFGISKTSSGSYNYVENGIEVELLDSNDRVNPLIELTPIQKKIMDETPSRLLLSPDQWYCIDKLEDLSRIMDWLDNWGRKEHDLLRQIRPIMERIKSSLSLRDHALSLTAFTKNEEKLLKELENNEFTENELNVDSMDVDDKNSGVKSEVDVQVDAEEKREAVIDEKLEVIADELMKLDDSSKTRNVLNRIQELEDQRDELLEQKKSIINSQRPGARILARSERKRTKISRGNKVNKQIEILTDLVNYRHFKAMEDVIAWKNVLANSIWGSSLRKNASGNKRSGVIETVDDKLKDIVGQTSRTVTPAPN; encoded by the coding sequence ATGGTGTTATATAAAAGGAAACCTATATTACTTCCTGATCCAAAACCTTTACCATTGGATTTGAATGTACAAGTATGGCATATTGAAGAGACTGGAGAATGGTTTTCTAGTTACGAAGAATTTTTAGAAAGGTTTGATTTCTACACACGCCACCATTTTACATGCGAAATCACTGGTACTTCTTGCCTGACTTTTTTCCAAGCTCTGGATAGTGAGGAGACACAATTCAAATACGTCGAAGACAGATTCCCATTAAAGTTGAGAGAACCAGTTGCAAGATTTTTACATTTTAACGGAATAAGAAGGTTAGATGCATTGGTGGAGAAAGTTTACGCAAGATTTAAAAATGACTTTTTCCCAGGAGAAGTTGTTTATCTACGTAAACAGAAAGACTCTTCTACCACAAGCTCTAATTCCCAACAAAGTACTCCTCAACCTGATGATATGGTCGAAATCAACAGTGTTGGTAATCCTGGCTTACCGCAGTACCAATACCAAAGACGTTATgttatcaaagaaaaggtCCAATTTAACGCAACGATAAATCCAGAGAGCAGGGAAATTGTGATGCCCGCTCATACTAAATACATGCTGATAGAAGAAGCAGCTTCCAGTAATAAATCCTTCATTGTTGATCAAGGACAAATTTACAGGGACCGTTCCACTTTCACTAAGCACTTAATCAAAtgttttttcaagattacTTTACAGAGGGCATCTTCGAAAATGGGTGCACCTTGGTGTGTCAAACCGGAATATTTAGCGATGTATGGTTTAACGATGGAATGGCCAAAAGATATGttaaaatataaagaagatgaacCTGTCGTAGCAAGACGTTCCAACAGTGCCAATGTTTCATCCCCagaaagtgaaaagaataaacgTCAAAGTAAATCATCGGGTAAAAGTAACACCTCAAACGATGCTtctaacaaaaaagaaaccaagaaaaaaagaaagccaACCGAAGTAAATGATTCTGAGAATAATTCTTCGGAAGAAGACAAGAAGAAGGGTCAAAATGTCACATCAGAAACACAttctaaaaaaaggaaaaaggaagcCAATGAGGAACCGAACACGGAAAACGTCGAAAGCGTTCCTACACCAGCTAATGCGGAGCCTCAGGCTGTAACAATAACGAGCATAATGGATGACCTAGCTTTGCCATATCAACATCCACCGAACATCTTTCCAAACTTAACGTAttataatgaaaaattagaatGTATTTCATTAGGTTCTACAAAACTTTCCAGACCTTTTGattcttttggaaagcTATTACAAGCCTATCAGTTTCTGAATACGTTTGGTTCGAAAATTTGTCTCTCTCATTTTAGCCTTGACCAATTCATTACTTCTTTGAAATGTACAGACCCATATGAGTTAAAGGGCGAAGTTGTTTTAGTGAACATAAGAACGCAAACGTctaaagaacaagaaattgaaaataacgGCCTGCCGATGAAAAACAAAGCAGAGACTACTACTGAGGAAGACTCTGAAAACCCAAGTGACTGGCAAAGAAATTCATTTATTCGTGatatgataatgaaaagaaattccgACAAGGTTGAGTACAAGATTGTTCACGATGACCCAGCATCCGATGATATACTTGATAATATCAATCATAATGGGTCTGCTCTTCTCATTGAAGTTTTTACTGCGCTCTTACGTTTGTTCATCAACGAAGAAGGCGATTGGAGTTGCATCGTCGTTGAAAACTGGATAATAGACGACAAGGGAGTCCTTATGGAGAGAAAAGATGAAAGAGGGGAGGGGGAGGCGAAGCAAAAACGAAATGCTCACGGATACTTTTTACAAGATAAGGAAAAGATCGACAACCTAAAGGACACATTAAAGGAAAACGCAACAgaagttcaaaaagaatcAGACGCTAAAAACGAAACAAATTCAGAATCTGATTCTAAATCTGATTCTGACAGTGAAGAACGAGATCCTAAATTAGAAAAGTGTTTGAACTACCGCAATGTTAACTGGATAGAACGCTTGACGAAAAGGCAATTTAATAACAGTTACTGGCTAATAATTTTACTGGGAGTCTTAGAAGATTGTAGACATCTTCCCATGTATACAGAGTTTATTGATTCTTTCATAGAAAAGATCATACCCAAAGATATATCAGCTACTCAATTGCCCAAACAGCTTTGGAGAAATTTCTGTCGAAAGCTGTCGTTCAGTGACAAAGTCAATGCGCTGTGGATACTTGTAGATCTCGTATCGCATTTTTCTCCAGATATCAAAGCTGCTGTAGATGATTCCATGGAACTATGTGGTCAAATTCGTAGCGAAAGATTCAAAGTTGCGAGAGAGTTGAAAACGGAGGCAGCCGTCTTAAGTAATCTTCAAGGCGACCTGCAGGCAATTCAAGAGAAGTTAAATAAAACAGATGAAAACACACCATCAGCCGATGGTGCCgataaaaaagatgattCCGAATCAAATAGTGAACCAATTGATCTTATTATCATTgagaaaaagcaaaagttAATTGAAGAGCAGGATAAAAAGGTACAAGCTTTACAATCAGATAAAAATTTCCTCGATAATTGTCTATTTGAAAACGATCTACAAAGATTAAAGCCGTTGGGATTGGATCGATACGGGAACAGGTATTTTTGGCTGGATCACAATGGTGTTCCATTTCCTCAATATCCTGCTGGTATGAATGAGACGCCGAAAAGTAACAATAGTTTGAGTTATCACTCCGGTCGTTTATTAATTCAGGGACCTAAAGCATCATCGGCgaaattctttttgaacGTCAGTGATGAGCAATTGAGCAATTGGcaaaaaatcagaaattCCGAAGGAATATCCGAGGCAACTAGGGAAGTATTTGGTATCTCCAAAACTAGTTCCGGATCTTATAATTACGTAGAAAATGGAATAGAGGTCGAACTATTGGACAGTAATGATCGCGTAAACCCACTTATAGAGCTGACACctattcaaaagaaaattatggATGAAACACCTTCAAGGTTGCTACTATCACCAGATCAATGGTATTGCATTGACAAGTTAGAGGACTTGTCAAGAATAATGGACTGGTTAGATAATTGGGGTCGCAAAGAGCATGATCTCTTGAGGCAAATCAGACCCATAATGGAACGAATTAAAAGTTCCCTTAGCTTGCGCGACCATGCGCTGTCACTGACAGCATTCAccaaaaatgaagaaaagttgCTAAAGGAGttagaaaataatgaatttaCCGAAAACGAATTGAACGTTGATAGTATGGATGttgatgataaaaataGCGGTGTTAAAAGTGAGGTTGATGTACAGGTTGATGCCGAAGAGAAGAGAGAAGCTGTGATAGACGAAAAGTTGGAGGTGATTGCAGACGAACTCATGAAGCTAGATGATAGCTCGAAAACACGCAATGTTCTTAATAGAATACAAGAATTAGAAGATCAGAGAGATGAACTCTTGGAACAGAAAAAATCCATAATAAATTCGCAGAGGCCAGGCGCGAGGATTTTAGCCCGTTcagaaaggaaaagaacCAAAATCTCCCGTGGTAATAAGGTGAATAAGCAGATTGAAATATTGACTGACTTAGTCAATTATAGACATTTTAAAGCTATGGAAGATGTGATAGCTTGGAAAAACGTTTTAGCAAATTCGATATGGGGTTCCTCACTTCGCAAAAATGCATCTGGTAATAAAAGGAGTGGTGTCATTGAAACAGTAGACGATAAATTAAAAGATATAGTGGGCCAAACCTCAAGAACAGTAACACCTGCCCCAaattaa
- the RPL1B gene encoding 60S ribosomal protein uL1 RPL1B (Ribosomal 60S subunit protein L1B; N-terminally acetylated; homologous to mammalian ribosomal protein L10A and bacterial L1; RPL1B has a paralog, RPL1A, that arose from the whole genome duplication; rpl1a rpl1b double null mutation is lethal; ribosomes containing Rpl1b are more efficient in translation of respiration-related proteins) gives MSKITSSQVREHVKELLKYSNETKKRNFLETVELQVGLKNYDPQRDKRFSGSLKLPNCPRPNMSICIFGDAFDVDRAKSCGVDAMSVDDLKKLNKNKKLIKKLSKKYNAFIASEVLIKQVPRLLGPQLSKAGKFPTPVSHNDDLYGKVTDVRSTIKFQLKKVLCLAVAVGNVEMEEDVLVNQILMSVNFFVSLLKKNWQNVGSLVVKSSMGPAFRLY, from the coding sequence ATGTCTAAGATCACCTCTTCTCAAGTCAGAGAACACGTCAAGGAATTGTTGAAGTATTCCAACGAAACCAAGAAGAGAAACTTCTTGGAAACCGTCGAACTACAAGTCGGTTTGAAGAACTATGACCCTCAAAGAGACAAGCGTTTCTCTGGTTCTTTGAAGTTGCCAAACTGTCCAAGACCAAACATGTCCATCTGTATCTTCGGTGATGCTTTCGATGTTGACAGAGCTAAGTCTTGCGGTGTTGACGCTATGTCCGTCGATGActtgaagaagttgaacaagaacaagaagttAATCAAGAAGTTGTCTAAGAAGTACAACGCTTTCATTGCTTCCGAAGTTTTGATCAAGCAAGTTCCAAGACTATTGGGTCCTCAATTGTCCAAGGCTGGTAAGTTCCCAACCCCAGTTTCTCACAACGATGACTTGTACGGTAAGGTCACTGATGTCAGATCTACCATCAAGTTccaattgaagaaggtcTTGTGTTTGGCTGTTGCCGTTGGTAACGTTGAAATGGAAGAAGACGTTTTGGTTAACCAAATCTTGATGTCTGTTAacttctttgtttctttgttgaagaagaactgGCAAAATGTTGGTTCCTTGGTTGTTAAGTCCTCCATGGGTCCAGCTTTCAGATTGTACTAA